GCAACGCCAGTGCGTTTTTATTACGGACAGCATTGATGCTATAACCCGCTAGGGCAGAAAGACGGGTTTCTTATTTGCAACTATGTTGCAAATAAGAAACCCGTCTTTTACTTTCGTCCTATGAAAGAGTATTTGCCTCGTGCCTTAGCCGATTACGGTGGTATCCTGAATGCTGGGCTTTGCTTGGTGCACTGTGCGGCTGGTCCGGTGCTGTGGGCTTGGTGGAGCGGTAGTCGGGGTGCAGAACCGGCGGCCTACTGGGATACAGTGTTTCTGCTGGTAAGCGGCGTACTGGTAGCCGCGGCCACTCGCCGGCTGGTTTCGTGGCGGCTCCGGGTGGCGTTTTGGGCGTTTTTGGGCTTATTTGCCATTACCGTGTTGCTGGCCGGCCGCTGGCCCGAACTGGAAATGGTGCAGTA
Above is a genomic segment from Hymenobacter cellulosivorans containing:
- a CDS encoding MerC domain-containing protein, translated to MKEYLPRALADYGGILNAGLCLVHCAAGPVLWAWWSGSRGAEPAAYWDTVFLLVSGVLVAAATRRLVSWRLRVAFWAFLGLFAITVLLAGRWPELEMVQYAASFGLLGTHLLNLRHCRRCAGNSPGLV